The following are encoded together in the Malaya genurostris strain Urasoe2022 chromosome 3, Malgen_1.1, whole genome shotgun sequence genome:
- the LOC131437493 gene encoding elongation of very long chain fatty acids protein 4-like, translating into MKMYNQNESIPFYDIFGYYEWTLTLADPRTKGWLLVDSPVPTLLCVCVYLFVVRIGPKLMQDRKPFDLNSILIPYNLVMALLNLYICVQLFIGSVQLRYSYICEPCRQSFSAPEMRIVGAVWWYYFSKVLEFADTLFFILRKKDNQLSFLHVYHHSTMFSFWWIGVKWVPSGSTFLPAMVNSFIHVLMYTYYGVSALGPHMNKYLWWKKYLTMLQLIQFTFAMLLGVNGIVTGCEFPLWMHYTLIGYMISFIVLFGNFYAQAYLKGHSIKQFEINANCLDLKSRNKDE; encoded by the exons ATGAAAATGTACAACCAAAACGAAAGCATACCGTTTTATGACATCTTCGGTTACTACGAATGGACTCTCACACTGGCAGATCCTCGAACGAAAGGATGGCTGCTAGTGGATTCACCTGTGCCGACCCTGCTTTGTGTATGTGTCTACCTTTTTGTGGTTCGAATTGGTCCCAAATTAATGCAAGA CCGTAAACCTTTCGACCTTAACTCGATATTGATACCATACAACCTTGTGATGGCGTTGCTCAATTTGTACATTTGTGTTCAATTGTTCATTGGTTCGGTGCAGTTACGGTACAGCTATATTTGTGAGCCGTGCAGGCAGAGTTTTTCTGCTCCTGAGATGAGG ATTGTAGGAGCAGTGTGGTGGTACTATTTCTCCAAAGTGCTAGAGTTCGCAGATACGTTGTTCTTTATTCTTCGTAAAAAAGACAATCAATTGTCATTCCTTCATGTGTATCATCACAGCACCATGTTCTCTTTCTGGTGGATTGGCGTGAAATGGGTACCCAGTGGTAGTA CCTTTTTACCCGCTATGGTTAACTCGTTCATACACGTTCTTATGTATACGTACTACGGAGTATCTGCCCTAGGTCCGCACATGAATAAATATCTGTGGTGGAAAAAGTACCTGACCATGCTGCAATTG ATTCAGTTTACCTTCGCAATGCTGCTCGGAGTTAACGGTATCGTTACCGGATGTGAGTTCCCCCTGTGGATGCACTATACGCTCATCGGATATATGATTTCCTTCATCGTCCTATTCGGTAATTTCTACGCTCAGGCCTACCTTAAGGGACATTCCATCAAACAGTTCGAAATCAATGCCAACTGTTTGGATCTTAAATCGAGGAACAAAGATGAGTAG